In the Thermogemmatispora onikobensis genome, CACGCGGCCTCAGCGTCGTCATGGCATGTCCACCTTTACCTCACCTCGACGCGCCAGCAGCACCAGCGCCCGCCTCCAGAGCAGCAGGGCCGCCAGCACCGGGGCAATCAAGAAGAAGCCGGCTATCGAGAGATAGCCGACAAGCATGACGACCAGGGCCAGCAAGAGCGAGCCGGCTGTCAGCAATGGATAGCGCCAGGCCAGTCGCAGAGCCTGCCAGAGCAGCGACCAGGCCCCCTGCCCCGGCTCCGCCAGAAAGAGCGGCCCCCAGTAGGCGGCGCTGAAGAGCAGAATCAGCAACAATAGCCTTAACAGGATATCCAGCAGCAGGAACTGAAGCGGAGCCACTACGATGATCAGCAGACAGAGGAGACCACAGAGGCCCGGCAGCGGCGCCAGCGTGCGCAGACTCGGCAGCAGCAAACGCCCCAGCTCGTCGCGCACCGTCGCCAGGTCCAGCGGCTCCTGGCGATTGAGACGGGCCACGCCGCTAAAGAGCACAGCTGTCGCCGGCAGCAAGGCCAGAGCACTGTAGGCCACCAGGAGCAGACGTAGCCCCAGCGGAAGAGCCGGCCAGGCCAGCGCCACTAAGGCCGGCACCAACTGCACGGCCCAGGCCACATTGAGGGCCACCAGCCGCTCCAGCTGATCGCGCAAGAGGGCAAAGGCGCCCCAGATCGGACGGCGCAGAGTCTCCTCTGAAAGGGCATCGGCCTCGAACTCTTCAAAGAACGGCATCGTCTCTGTTCTCCCTGTACCCGGAAAGCATCACAAATACATCCGCGATACCATCGATACCATGATGGCATGCACCACCGTTGCACAATTGCATAGCGAGACCGGCACGGCGGGCAGAGAGCCAGACGCACAGCCTGTCGCTCCTACCCGTCGTGCCCCGCGGTACCCGTTGATGTCGTCGGCCAGCCGAACGCTCGCCGACTCCTTCCCATGCGAGCCGGCTGGCCGCCTCAGAGCGGAAGCGGGCCTACTTCAGGCCCTGGATGCGCACGCCGCGCAGCAGATACTCGCGGCAGAGAATGAACATCACAAAGATCGGGAAAGTCTGCAGGAGGGCCAGCACCATCAGGCCATTCCACGAGAGGCCCGCCGCCAGCGCCGAGCGCATGGCCGCCGACTGGCTCAGGGCCGTGGCACGGTCCATCACGCCCGAATTGATAAAATTGTTCATGACCGTGTATATGGCCAGCGCCGTCGGAGCCTTGTCGTTGCTCTGAATGACCAACTGCGGCCACAGGAAGCTATCCCAGACCGCGTAGAACTGAATCCAGGCCACTACCGAGTAGACTGGGATACTCATCGGGAAGACAATGCGGCGGAAGATGTTGAACTCCGAGCCGCCATCGACACGCGCCGCCTGCAGCACCGAGTCGGGAATCGTGTCAAAGTAGCCCTTGAAGATCAGGTAGTTGTAGGCATTGAAGATGCCCGGCACAATAATGGCCCAGGGCGTATCGTAGAGCGAGAACGTCGGAAAAGGTTGATCGGTGCCCGGCAGATTGGGCACAGAGGCCCCCGGCAGGGCAAAAGGGAAATTGAGCGTCAGGAAGAGCATCGGGATCAAGAGCACCGCCAGCGGGATCATCAGGGTGCCGATAAAGAAGAGAAAGGCCCAGCGCGCGCGCCGTCCACGCAGCAGTTTACTGGTAGCGTAGGCGGCCATCGAGGTCACCGGAAGCGAGATCAGCAGGGTCACAGAGGTCATGAAGAACGAGTTCCAGAAATAGACCCAGAACGGTTCTCCTGCCGATCCGGCTAGCAAAGCCCCGGCACCGCTGTTCTCGGCCCACTGGATCACCAGCTTCCAGGCCGCCAGCGTGGGATGGAGCGGCCAGAGCACCGGCGTCGTCGATAGCGTGTCCTGCGCCGGCGTGATCGAGGTCACGATCATGATATAGAATGGCACCAGGTGGGTCAGAACGCCCAGCGACAACAGGATGACCATCAGCCACCAGCCCAGCCTTAGCAAGGGCTGCTTTCTGCCAACCTTTGGGAAAAGCATAGACACAACAAACACACTCCTTCTGCTACCTGACTGACTTGCGCGTTCGTGCCCGGTCAGGCATCCGGGTCCTCCTTGAAGAAGGTGCGGAAGAGCACCACGATGGCAAAGATCACCAGAAAGAGATAGATCGAGAGCGCTGTTGCATCGGCGTAGCGCTGGTTCTGGATATAGGAGAAGAGGTAGAGCATGACCGTGCGACTGGCCCCCTCGGGCTGGCCGCCCGTGAGAATCTGCGGCCAGGTATAGTCTTGCAACCCCTGGATGATGCCGTAAACCAGCATGACAGCGATCACTGGACGCAGGCGCGGCAGGGAGACAGTCCAGATCTTGCGCCAGAAGCCGGCCCCCTCGATCTCCGCCGCCTCAAAGTAGGAGCGGGGGATGCCCTGCAGAGCCGCCATATAGGCCAGGCCGGCGACGCCCGGCCCCGCCACGACTACCGCCGGGAAGACCAGCCAGAAGAGCACCTGATGTGGATCGTTGAGAAATGGCTGGTGCGGCAGATGGAGGATCTCGGTGGCGATGTACTCCAGCAGACCATACTGGTCGTTATAGAGATAGCGCCAGAGGATGCTATTGGCAATGACGCTGATCGGCAGGAACCAGAGAATCATCATCCAGCGCATCAGGCGCGGCGGCAGCTCCATCAAGAAGATGGCGATCAGCAAAGGGAAGATGAAGGTCAGGGCCACCAGCATGCTGCCGTAGAAGAAGGTGACGCGAAAAGCCTGCCCCACCAGGGGATCGTTCCAGACACGGAGGTAGCTCTCCAGTCCAGTAAAACGACTGGGCAGCATCGGCTGGGCGTCGGTAAAGCTGATCAGAAAGGCCATCAACAGCGGATACCAGCCCCAGACGAGCTGAAAGAGGGCCGCCGGCAAGAGAAAGAGCCAGGTCTCTAGCCGGCTGCGCCGCCGCAGGCGCTGGGCCTGGGCTGGCTGCTCCACTTCGCTCGCGCTCGCCGGGACTGCCAATCCAGTAAGCGGTTCAGACATTGCTCTCGTGCTTCCTTCCATAGAAGACGGGCCGCCGGGAACCCCTGGCTGCAGTGTAGTCAGGGGAGCAAGGCGACTCTCTGCTTGCTGTCCGCATAGGGTTGAGCACTCCGTCCCTCCTCACGCTGGTGAGGCCAGAGGCGCCGACCGCAGGTCAGCAACGCAACGGCTCCACTCCGGCAGGCAGAGTCAAGGCCGGCCCAGACTGGCCAGGGCTGGCGGGTCCGTCGGGGCCCGGCTCGCCAGCCCTGCCAGCCAGTACAGCGACACTGGCCCTGCGCAGGAGGCCGGGGAGGGTCGTCTGCTGCTTCCTCCGGCCAGGGGATGGCCTGGCTTAGCTCCCCAGAGCGGGCAGGACCTTCTGCACGTACCAGGGGTGGAAGAGTTCCGCCGAGTAGAGCGGGGCATATTTCGCCCAGAAGGCATCGAGATCGGCAAAGAACTTCCTGGCACTGGCAATGAAGGTATCCCTGGACACACTGGAGGAGAGCGAGGAGAACTGGGCGTTCTGGACGTTCTGCAGCTTCATGAGCACCGCCGGGATGCTGTCCTGGGTGTAGGCCAGGCCCGAGTTGGCATCGTTCCAGGCGTCGCCCGTCGGACCCGGATTCTGCTCCGCCGGGAAGTAGAGGCCGGGGTCGGGGAGCTGGGGAATGGCAGCGGCGGCGTTGACGGCCTGCATCGTCAGCTTGCCCCAGGCCTGTTCAGCGGTGCCGTTGATGCCGTAGTTGATCTGCTGCTTCGACATCGGCGGCACCTCCAGGAAGACATCCTTGAGGTCGTGGGTGACCTTGTAGATCTCCTGGCGCTGCTTGACCAGTTCCTCGCCGATGATAAACTGCACCAGGAAGTCGAAGGCTTTGGCCAGAGCTGGCTTGTTGCGCTGCAGATGGGGATCGATGGAGCCGATAGCCGAACCAGCCTGCGTGGCGCCGAAGGAGCCGAGGTAGCCGATGGGGTGCGAGATCCAGCCGACGACCTCCTCAAAGGGCTTACCCACTTTGACGGCAATGTTGATGGCGCTCGTCGGGTCGGTCACCGGGCGCGTGAAGAAGCCCGTATTGTTGGCCATCATGGCCACGTCGCCACGGGCAAAGGCCTGGGCCACGTCGCTATCGCCGGTCGAGAGCGAGGAGGTAATCGATTTGTCCGTGAAGTACATGCCACGCCAGTTCTCGACGACCTGCTCGTATTGGCTCAGCCAGGGCGTGAGGTTGTAGCGCCAGGGCCAGGCGTTGGAGGGCGTCGGTTCCAGGCCCAGAGCGCCGTAGCCGGTGGGACCGGAGTTGAGGCCGTTGGCCTGCAGGCTCTGGTCGAAGACGTAGAACTGGAGGGCCGCCCCCTTCATTTTGGCGCTGGTCAGGGCCTTGGCCAGCTTGCGGAAGTCGCTCCAGGTCCAGCCCGGCGTCGGCTCAACCAGCCCGTTCTGCTGGATCAGGTCGCGTCGGAAATACATGCCGTCGCCGGCTCCATAGCCGCCTGGGGTGCCGTAGTAGCGCCCGTTGACCTTCCAGCTGCGGTAGACGGGCAGGTAAATAGCGGTGAGCTGGCTCTCCAGCCTGGTGCTGACCACCAGGTCGGTGACGTCCGCTGCCAGGCCGCGGGCAAAGGCACTGCGCACGACGTTGTTGATGAAGGAGCCAAGGATGTTGCCTTCAAACCAGGTCGGGGCCGTGCCGGCAGCGATGGCCTGGGTGACCGCGGACTGGCTCCAGATGTTGGTGTCGGTGTGCTTGATCTTGACGCCGGGATTCTTCTTGAGCCAGTCGGCCAGGGCGTCGGCATAGGCCTTGAGGGTGATGTTGCCTTTCTGCTGCTCGGCAGTGGGCATGGCGTCGCCCGGCCAGCCGTTGGTCAGAAAGGTGACGTTGACAACCGTGTTGGAGCTGCTCCCTCCACAGGCGGCCAGCAAGGCCCCACCCGCCAGGGCCACACTCCCCGCAGCAGCTGTGCGGAGCAGCTGCCGGCGCGTCAGGGTCCTCTCAGGCGCAAGCAGCGGCTCTAGAAGGGTGCGCGTTTCGTGAGCCATGATGTCATCTCCTTCTTTGGAAGCTGGTGAATGCTCTGGGTCCATCCTTGTCGTCCTGTATCTGAAGCCCTGTGCTTTGCCTCGTCGTCCGTGTCTGTCTCGCCTCCGTTGCCTAACGCGGCCTCTCCTTGCGCGTCCTTCCAGCAATCTGCTCGCCTGCCTTCGAGGCTGCCTTAGCTGTACATCAGTTCAACCGCGTGTACGGTCAAATGCTGGCCCTCCTCCGCTCTGACCATGACTCAAGTCTCAGTTGTGGGAGCGATCCCATAACTCTATTGAGAGTGTACATAACAAAAGGATAACTGTCAAGCTCTCGATGGCGCCATTCTACTCAGCTTGCAAAGCCCGCTCCGAGCGCGGATCGAAGAGTAGCAGACGCTGCGGGTCAAGCCCGATCTGCAGCACCGCCCCCTCTTCCGGCAGGGCGCTCAGCTCCTCTGGTTCCGGCCAGACAGCGACCAGGCAGGGTGCCGGTTGTTGGGCTGTCTGTAACTCCAGGGTGACCTCTACTTCGCCGATGAGGGCCTCGACCGCCAGAGCGCGAGCCGGGCCGCGCCAGAGGGAGAGGCCAGCTTCGGCCTCTTTTTCTAGCTCCCAGGGGGGGACGATCTCGCGCGGGCGCAGGCCCACGATGATGGCCGCCTCCGGGTGCCTGGCCAGCACGTGCTGCCAGGCGGCATCGAGCGGGAGGCTCAGAGCACCAAGCTGGCAGAGATAGCGCCCCGCTTCGTTGACAAGAGTGCCTTCCAGCAGGTTCATTGGCGGGTTACCCAGGAAGCGGGCCACGAAGAGATTGGCGGGATGTTCCAGCAGCTCGTTGGGGCTGCCGACCTGTTGCAGGCGTCCTGCGGCCATAATGGCCAGGCGATCGGCCAGGGCCAGGGCCTCGCTCTGGTCGTGGGTGACGTAGAGGCTGGGTACGCCACGCAGGCGGTGCACGGCCAGCACGTCGCGCCGCGCTTGATGGCGCAGGCGGGCATCGAGGTTGGCCAGTGGCTCGTCGTAGAGAAAGACGTTGGCGTCGCGGGCCAGGATGCGCGCCAGGGCCACACGCTGCTGTTCACCGCCGCTCAAGGTGTCGATGCTGCGCCGCAGCAGGGGCGTGAGCTGCAGCTTCTCGGCGGCCTCCAGGACACGGCGCTGGATTTCATCCTTCGGCAGACGGCGATTCTCCAGGCCATAGGCAATGTTGCCGTAGACGTCCATGCTCGGGTAGAGGCCGTAGTCTTGGAAGACCATGCCGACGTTGCGCTGGCGCGGGCTGAGGCGGGTGATGTCTTCGCCTCCTAGCAGGACGCGCCCTTCGTCGGGCTGCTCCAGGCCACAGATGATGCGCAGGACGGTGGTCTTGCCACTGCCCGATGGCCCGAGCAGGACGAAGAATTCGCCGTCTTCGATGCGAAAGCTGACGTGGTCGACAATGCTGCGCCCGTCATAGCGCTTGACGAGATTCTGTACTTCGAGTGTGCTCACGCTTGCTCTTCCCTCTGTGTGCTGGCTTCGCTCGTCGCTTGTTGGCTCTGCGGCTGCTCTGCCTGCTCGTGCGCCGTCTCTTCGGGCCGGTTCGGCTGGTCAGCGGCGACGACGGGCGTGTGGAGCAGGGCGCGCCCATCTTCGGGATCAAAGAGGTGGATTTTGCGCAGGTTGACGGCCAGCGGCACCTCGCGCCCGAGGTAGCTGCCGGGCAGGCGCGCTTTGAGGGTGGCCACGAAGTCGCGCGGGGTCGGCTCCAGGGTGCTCAGGTAGACGGTGCAGCCGCTGACGGTCGGTTCGATGACGTTGACGAGGCCACGGATAGTGCTGTCTTCGCTGATGGCAAAGTCGGCCCGGCGCGGCGGCTGCAGGTGCTCGGGCCGGATGCCCAGGTTGAGGCGCCGGCCTGTGTAGGGGGCAACGCGCTCCTGAAATTCTGCCGGAACGGGCAGGCGAAAGGCCGGATGGGTCAGGAGCAGGCGCCCGTTGTGGTCGGGACGCTCGTCGGGGCGGACCTCGACTTCGAAGAGGTTGATGCCCGGCGAGCCGATGAAGAAGGCGACGAACTGGTTGCAGGGCCGCTCGTAGAGGTCCAGGCCGCTGCCGACCTGCTGCAGCTTGCCGTCGCGCATGACGGCAATGCGGTCGCCAAGGGCCATCGCCTCGGCCTGATCGTGGGTGACGTAGACCGCTGGCTGCCCTTTCTGGCGGTGCAGGGTCAGGATGTCTTCGCGCGCCTGGTGACGAAGCTGGGCGTCAAGGTTGGCCAGCGGCTCATCGTAGAGATAGAGGGCAGCGTCGCGCACCAGTGCCCGCGCCAGGGCGACGCGCTGCCGCTCGCCACCACTGAGTTGACGTGGCTTGCGCCTCAGCAGGTGCTCGATGCGGAAGAGACGGGCCGCGTTGGTAACGCGCTCGCGGATCAGGTCGCGGGGCGCATGGCGAGCACGCAGGCCGTAGGCGATGTTTTCGAAGACGGTCAGGTGCGGGAAGATGGCGTAGTCTTGAAAGACCAGGGCAACGTTGCGGTCGCGTGGACGGATGTCGTTGACCAGGCGCTCGCCGAAGTAGATGCGCCCGTCGCTGACCGGCTCTAGCCCGGCCAGCAGGCGCAGGGTGGTGGTTTTGCCACAGCCGGAGGGGCCGACGAGGACGAAGAGTTCTCCCGGCTGGATGTGCAGGTTGAGGTCGTCAACGACGGCCCGCTCGCCGAAGCGTTTGATGAGATGCTCGATGACGATGCCTCCGCTGGCCGGACCCATAGGCTTCTCCTTCTCTTGTTCCTCTCTCTTCTCTGTATGCTTCGTGCTCCGCGTGCGTTTCTGCTTTGCTTGCTCTGTTGGTCTGACGTCAAACGTCAAACGTCAAACGTCAAACCGGCTCCTTCCTGCCTGGCTGTCAGGGATAATCGCAGTGGGTTAGAATAAGGCGGGCGGGCCAGGACTGTAGAGGAGATGCTCGTCATCGGCGGCAAAGTAGAGGAGCTGCTCCCAGTCGGGCCGCAGGCGCTGCAGACCACGGCTGTCGTCGGCCTCCTCCAGCGGCAGGGAGACGATGACGCGCTGCCCCAGCCAGTGACCGTGTACGAGGGCGACGCGCTCGGTGGGGAGGCGCTCGCTATGGCTGATCTCCAGTGGCAGGCCGTCCGCCTGGTCGCGCAGCCAGTGCTCGGCGCGCACGCCCAGCCGCAGCGGCCCCGATGGCAGGCGCCCGGCTAGCTCCTCGGGGAGCGGCCAGCTCCGCCCGGCGATCTGCAGGCGGCCCTCGCTGAGGGCGGCTGGCAGGACGTTGAGCGGCGGGCTGCCGATGAAGGTGGCCACGAAGAGGTTGACGGGTGTGTAGTAGAGGTCGTCAAAGCTGCCCACTTGCTCGATACGCCCCGCACGCATGACGGCCAGGCGGTCGCCCATGAAGATGGCTTCTTGCTGGTCGTGGGTGACGTAGAGCGTGGTGACGTGGAAGGTGCGTAGTAGCTTCTTGATCTCGATGCGCGTCCGCTCGCGCCGCTTGGCATCCAGGTTGACGATGGGTTCGTCCATGAGAAAGATGGTGGGGTCGCGTACGATGCAGCGAGCGATGGCGACGCGCTGCTGCTCGCCGCCGCTGAGAGTCTCGGGGAAGCGGCCCAGCAGGTGCTGAAAGTCGACGCCCATGAGCTGGGCGGTGCGCCGGACACGCTCTTCCATCTGCTCATGGGTGTAGGCGTGGTGTTCGAAATAGTAGGCCAGATTCCCCTTGCTCTTCATGGCGGGGTAGAGGGCGTAGTCTTGAAAGACCATGCCGACGCCGCGGTCCTGGGGCTTGATCTCGGTCATGTCGATGTCGCCGTAGTAGATGCGTCCGTGGGTGGGGAATTCGAGGCCGGCGACAATCTTGAGCAGGGTGCTCTTGCCACAGCCGGAGGGGCCGACGATGGCCAGCGTCTCGCCGTCGGCTACTTCCAGCGAGATGTCGCGCAGGGCCGGCTGGCGCCCCCCGGGACCGTCATAGTCCTTGACGATGTGTTCGAGCCGCAGGCTGGTCATGCCTGTCTTCCTTCCTCCCTGAGCTTCCCGGTGCCGGCCCGGCCTGGCGCTGGCCGCGCTCTGTTCGGCCTGCCCTCGCCATGAGGGCCGACTCCCGGCGATTCCTTTCTCTTCTCTTCTTTTCTGCTCGGTGCTACGCTGGACCGTTCCAGGCTGGTCGTTGCACCGGCCTGGCTCCCTTTTCTGGCGACTCCTTCGCGCTCTTCCTACCCTCCGCTGGCTACTGGAGATTCTGTATTCTGTATTCTTTGTACGCGGCTGACGCTGGCCCGCACTGGCCGCCTCTCGCCGGCCTGGCCCGGATCTCTCTGGCCATTTCGCCCTTCAGCCAGCGCGTTGCTCTTCGCCCGAGGCGGCGGGCGCGCTGAGGTGTCGGGCTTGCCGGCGATAACCACAGGACTGGCGAATGATGAGGGTGGTGGGCAGGATGATCTGGGCGCGCTCGCGGCGGTTGTGCTCCAGTTGGTCGAGGAGCAGCTCGGCGGCGCGGGTGCCCATCTCCACGCAGGGCTGACGGATGGTGGTCAGCTCGGGAAAGATCATGGTTGTCTGCAGGAGATCGTCGAAGCCGACGATGGCCAGATCATCGGGGACCGAGAGGCCGCGCTCCTGGACGGCGCGCACGACGCCGGCAACCATCATGTCGTTGGAGGAGAAGAGGGCGGTCGGCGGCTCCGGCAGGTCGAGAAAGCGCTGCGTCCAGGCGTAACCGCTGGCGGGGGTCCAGTCACCGTCACCGACAAGGGCTTCGTCGAAGGGGATGCCGGCGGCGGCCAGGGCCTGACGATAGCCCTCGAGGCGCGCATGGGTGCAGACGTCTTTCGCCAGCCCTTTGAGCATGGCGATGCGCCGGTGCCCCAGGGCGATCAGGTGCTCAACGGCCACGCGCGCCGCGGCGACGTTGTCAACGTCGACGTATTGCAGGTCGCCATCATCTTCGGGATCGTGCCCAACGCGCACGTAGGGCATGCCCGCCTCGCGCAGCATGGCGGCGCTGCGGTCCTGACGGTCGCTGCTGATGAGGATGACGCCGTCAAAGTGGCGCCCCCGCAGGAGGCTGAAAAAGGTGGCCTCGTTCATGTCTTGCCGCCCGATGAAGAGCATCGGGGTGTAGCCTCGCTGGGCACAGACCTGGCTCACGCCACGCGCGATCTCGGCAAAGATAGGATTGCCAAAAAGATGATGGGCATTGTCAGGCAGGATCAACCCCACCAGGCGCGTCTTGCGCATGACGAGCTGCCGCGCCGCCGCCTGCGGCGCGTAGCCGTAGCTGTTGATGACTTCCTGCACGCGGTCTCTGACGCTCGGCCTGACGTTCGGTTGCCCATTGAGCACTCGCGACACTGTTGAGCGAGATACTCCGGCAATGCGCGCGATATCCTCAATCGTTAATTGCGACATGAGCCAACCTGCGCGCCTCCAGGGCGGTTCCACGTTTACTTTTGGCTGCTGTTTCGTGTACAATACCTCGTGGGATCGCTCCCACGACGTTGCTATGTGCAAGCTTACCCGATCCTCCTCCTTCCTGTCAAGGGGTGAGGTGCCTGCCCGGTTGGCTGGCTGGCCACCCGCCCGCCCGCCCGCTCGCTTCCAGGCTCAGGTCAGCCTCGCTCAGGCGGACGACAGGACTGGGGCAGAGATCAGCATGGCTGAGGACAGGATGTCGGTACTATCGGACAAAGCCATTACGCATGGAAGGAGTCTCTTCATGGCAGAGCCGGTTCCTTTGCTTCCGTATAACCTGTACATGACTGAGCCGCCACGCTTGCCAGTGCGAGAACCGGAGGATGAGGATGGCCCCGATTATGTGGTGGAGGCGACGCTTTTGGAGCGCGGTGAGCGCCATGTCCGGCTCCAGGGGCGCACCCTCAGTGGCTCCCCTCTCTTGATCACGCTGAGCCTGGTGGCCGATGGGATCGTGCGCGTCGTGCTGGAGGAGGAGCCTGATCCGACGCGCGTCCGCCTGGCGCGCGAGCTGCCCCCCCCTCCGGCTGCTGCGCCGCTGCTGGTCGAGGAGCAGGAGACGGGCCTGGCTCTGCTCTCCCCCTCGCTCCGTCTGGAGGCCACCCTGCGCCCCTTCGGCCTGCGCTTCCTGGACGCCGCTGGCCGTCCGCTGCTGGCCCAGAACTATAGCGAGCTGACCAATGTGCGCATGAAGCTGA is a window encoding:
- a CDS encoding carbohydrate ABC transporter permease; the encoded protein is MLFPKVGRKQPLLRLGWWLMVILLSLGVLTHLVPFYIMIVTSITPAQDTLSTTPVLWPLHPTLAAWKLVIQWAENSGAGALLAGSAGEPFWVYFWNSFFMTSVTLLISLPVTSMAAYATSKLLRGRRARWAFLFFIGTLMIPLAVLLIPMLFLTLNFPFALPGASVPNLPGTDQPFPTFSLYDTPWAIIVPGIFNAYNYLIFKGYFDTIPDSVLQAARVDGGSEFNIFRRIVFPMSIPVYSVVAWIQFYAVWDSFLWPQLVIQSNDKAPTALAIYTVMNNFINSGVMDRATALSQSAAMRSALAAGLSWNGLMVLALLQTFPIFVMFILCREYLLRGVRIQGLK
- a CDS encoding carbohydrate ABC transporter permease — encoded protein: MSEPLTGLAVPASASEVEQPAQAQRLRRRSRLETWLFLLPAALFQLVWGWYPLLMAFLISFTDAQPMLPSRFTGLESYLRVWNDPLVGQAFRVTFFYGSMLVALTFIFPLLIAIFLMELPPRLMRWMMILWFLPISVIANSILWRYLYNDQYGLLEYIATEILHLPHQPFLNDPHQVLFWLVFPAVVVAGPGVAGLAYMAALQGIPRSYFEAAEIEGAGFWRKIWTVSLPRLRPVIAVMLVYGIIQGLQDYTWPQILTGGQPEGASRTVMLYLFSYIQNQRYADATALSIYLFLVIFAIVVLFRTFFKEDPDA
- a CDS encoding ABC transporter substrate-binding protein, encoding MAHETRTLLEPLLAPERTLTRRQLLRTAAAGSVALAGGALLAACGGSSSNTVVNVTFLTNGWPGDAMPTAEQQKGNITLKAYADALADWLKKNPGVKIKHTDTNIWSQSAVTQAIAAGTAPTWFEGNILGSFINNVVRSAFARGLAADVTDLVVSTRLESQLTAIYLPVYRSWKVNGRYYGTPGGYGAGDGMYFRRDLIQQNGLVEPTPGWTWSDFRKLAKALTSAKMKGAALQFYVFDQSLQANGLNSGPTGYGALGLEPTPSNAWPWRYNLTPWLSQYEQVVENWRGMYFTDKSITSSLSTGDSDVAQAFARGDVAMMANNTGFFTRPVTDPTSAINIAVKVGKPFEEVVGWISHPIGYLGSFGATQAGSAIGSIDPHLQRNKPALAKAFDFLVQFIIGEELVKQRQEIYKVTHDLKDVFLEVPPMSKQQINYGINGTAEQAWGKLTMQAVNAAAAIPQLPDPGLYFPAEQNPGPTGDAWNDANSGLAYTQDSIPAVLMKLQNVQNAQFSSLSSSVSRDTFIASARKFFADLDAFWAKYAPLYSAELFHPWYVQKVLPALGS
- a CDS encoding ABC transporter ATP-binding protein gives rise to the protein MSTLEVQNLVKRYDGRSIVDHVSFRIEDGEFFVLLGPSGSGKTTVLRIICGLEQPDEGRVLLGGEDITRLSPRQRNVGMVFQDYGLYPSMDVYGNIAYGLENRRLPKDEIQRRVLEAAEKLQLTPLLRRSIDTLSGGEQQRVALARILARDANVFLYDEPLANLDARLRHQARRDVLAVHRLRGVPSLYVTHDQSEALALADRLAIMAAGRLQQVGSPNELLEHPANLFVARFLGNPPMNLLEGTLVNEAGRYLCQLGALSLPLDAAWQHVLARHPEAAIIVGLRPREIVPPWELEKEAEAGLSLWRGPARALAVEALIGEVEVTLELQTAQQPAPCLVAVWPEPEELSALPEEGAVLQIGLDPQRLLLFDPRSERALQAE
- a CDS encoding ABC transporter ATP-binding protein, with the translated sequence MGPASGGIVIEHLIKRFGERAVVDDLNLHIQPGELFVLVGPSGCGKTTTLRLLAGLEPVSDGRIYFGERLVNDIRPRDRNVALVFQDYAIFPHLTVFENIAYGLRARHAPRDLIRERVTNAARLFRIEHLLRRKPRQLSGGERQRVALARALVRDAALYLYDEPLANLDAQLRHQAREDILTLHRQKGQPAVYVTHDQAEAMALGDRIAVMRDGKLQQVGSGLDLYERPCNQFVAFFIGSPGINLFEVEVRPDERPDHNGRLLLTHPAFRLPVPAEFQERVAPYTGRRLNLGIRPEHLQPPRRADFAISEDSTIRGLVNVIEPTVSGCTVYLSTLEPTPRDFVATLKARLPGSYLGREVPLAVNLRKIHLFDPEDGRALLHTPVVAADQPNRPEETAHEQAEQPQSQQATSEASTQREEQA
- a CDS encoding ABC transporter ATP-binding protein — protein: MTSLRLEHIVKDYDGPGGRQPALRDISLEVADGETLAIVGPSGCGKSTLLKIVAGLEFPTHGRIYYGDIDMTEIKPQDRGVGMVFQDYALYPAMKSKGNLAYYFEHHAYTHEQMEERVRRTAQLMGVDFQHLLGRFPETLSGGEQQRVAIARCIVRDPTIFLMDEPIVNLDAKRRERTRIEIKKLLRTFHVTTLYVTHDQQEAIFMGDRLAVMRAGRIEQVGSFDDLYYTPVNLFVATFIGSPPLNVLPAALSEGRLQIAGRSWPLPEELAGRLPSGPLRLGVRAEHWLRDQADGLPLEISHSERLPTERVALVHGHWLGQRVIVSLPLEEADDSRGLQRLRPDWEQLLYFAADDEHLLYSPGPPALF
- a CDS encoding LacI family DNA-binding transcriptional regulator, translating into MSQLTIEDIARIAGVSRSTVSRVLNGQPNVRPSVRDRVQEVINSYGYAPQAAARQLVMRKTRLVGLILPDNAHHLFGNPIFAEIARGVSQVCAQRGYTPMLFIGRQDMNEATFFSLLRGRHFDGVILISSDRQDRSAAMLREAGMPYVRVGHDPEDDGDLQYVDVDNVAAARVAVEHLIALGHRRIAMLKGLAKDVCTHARLEGYRQALAAAGIPFDEALVGDGDWTPASGYAWTQRFLDLPEPPTALFSSNDMMVAGVVRAVQERGLSVPDDLAIVGFDDLLQTTMIFPELTTIRQPCVEMGTRAAELLLDQLEHNRRERAQIILPTTLIIRQSCGYRRQARHLSAPAASGEEQRAG